Proteins from a genomic interval of Piscinibacter sp. HJYY11:
- a CDS encoding beta-ketoacyl-ACP synthase III has translation MSSQNVYVTGISHYLPNRPVENDAMEDYLGLIGGKSSRTKAIVLRNNGITQRYYALEKGGQPTHTNASMTAAAIQPLIDDRFRAQDLQLLACGTASPDQLVPSHAAMVHGLLPAPNLEIASFAGSCAASMQALKLAQMSIATGSTANAVCTGSEMLSHWMLAKHFQPEIDRERQLNANPMLSFDKEFLRWMLSDGAGALRLENQPRGAKPLKLEWIDVRSYANEAETCMYVGAEKSKDGELRGWSRFEPEEWLARSIFSVKQDTRLLSERMIKHGIQFALDVARRRDFDVATIDHFLPHLSSELFREPMYQGLRDAGLHIPRDKWFTNLAQVGNVATASFILMLEELVRTRDLKSGQRIMVFVPESARFSYAAALLTVC, from the coding sequence ATGTCATCGCAGAACGTCTACGTCACAGGAATTTCCCACTACCTGCCGAACCGCCCCGTAGAAAACGATGCGATGGAGGACTACCTCGGCCTGATCGGCGGCAAGTCGTCCCGCACGAAGGCGATCGTCCTGCGTAACAACGGCATCACGCAGCGCTACTACGCGCTTGAAAAGGGCGGCCAGCCCACGCATACCAATGCGTCGATGACGGCCGCGGCGATCCAGCCGCTGATCGACGACCGCTTCCGCGCACAAGACCTGCAGCTGCTCGCCTGCGGCACTGCGTCGCCCGACCAGCTGGTGCCCTCGCATGCGGCGATGGTGCACGGCCTGCTGCCGGCGCCGAATCTGGAGATCGCGTCGTTCGCCGGCTCGTGCGCCGCGAGCATGCAGGCGCTCAAGCTCGCGCAGATGTCGATCGCCACCGGCAGCACCGCCAATGCGGTATGCACCGGCAGCGAGATGCTGTCGCACTGGATGCTGGCCAAACACTTCCAGCCCGAGATCGACCGGGAACGGCAGCTCAATGCCAATCCGATGCTCTCGTTCGACAAGGAATTCCTGCGCTGGATGCTCTCGGACGGCGCCGGCGCCTTGCGGCTTGAAAACCAGCCGCGTGGCGCGAAGCCATTGAAGCTCGAATGGATCGACGTGCGCTCGTACGCCAACGAAGCCGAGACCTGCATGTACGTCGGTGCCGAGAAGAGCAAGGACGGCGAGCTTCGTGGCTGGAGTCGCTTCGAGCCCGAGGAGTGGCTGGCCCGCTCGATCTTCTCGGTCAAGCAGGACACGCGGCTTCTGAGCGAACGCATGATCAAGCACGGCATCCAGTTCGCGCTGGACGTGGCGCGCAGGCGCGACTTCGATGTGGCGACGATCGACCACTTCCTGCCGCACCTGTCGTCCGAGCTTTTCCGCGAGCCCATGTACCAGGGCCTGCGCGATGCCGGCCTGCACATCCCAAGGGACAAGTGGTTCACCAACCTCGCCCAGGTGGGCAACGTGGCCACGGCCTCGTTCATCCTGATGCTGGAAGAGCTGGTGCGCACCCGTGACCTGAAGTCGGGCCAGCGCATCATGGTCTTCGTGCCCGAGAGCGCGCGTTTCTCGTACGCCGCGGCGTTGCTGACGGTCTGCTGA
- the ilvD gene encoding dihydroxy-acid dehydratase: MSSNRRSKNITEGVARAPNRSMYYALGYQEGDFKKPMIGIANGHSTITPCNSGLQRLADAAVVGIKQAGANPQIFGTPTISDGMAMGTEGMKYSLVSREVIADCVETCVGGQWMDGVMVIGGCDKNMPGGMMGMLRANVPSLYIYGGTILPGKYKGQDLNIVSVFEAVGQFSAGKMSEEDFCQIERRAIPGSGSCGGMYTANTMSSSFEALGLSLPYASTMANVEEEIVAMVTRASQVLVEAVKADLKPRDIVTKKAIENAVAVIMATGGSTNAVLHFLAIAHAAGVEWTIDDFERVRRRTPVLCDLKPSGQYLAIDLHHAGGIPAVMKELLSAGLLHGDCITITGKTVADNLADVPPLSKEQKVIRPVSDPIYAEGHLAILKGNLSPEGCVAKITGLKNPTITGPARVFDDEQSALAAIMANQIKAGDVMVLRYLGPKGGPGMPEMLAPTGALIGQGLGESVGLITDGRFSGGTWGMVVGHVAPEAYEGGNIALVHEGDSITIDAKTLVLQLNVPEEELTKRRAAWKRPAPRYTRGVLAKFAKNASSASSGAVLDKFD, translated from the coding sequence ATGAGCTCCAACCGTCGCTCGAAGAACATCACCGAAGGCGTGGCCCGCGCGCCCAACCGTTCCATGTACTACGCCCTGGGCTACCAGGAGGGCGACTTCAAGAAGCCGATGATCGGCATCGCCAACGGCCACTCGACCATCACGCCGTGCAACTCGGGCCTGCAGCGCCTGGCCGATGCGGCGGTGGTCGGCATCAAGCAGGCCGGCGCCAACCCGCAGATCTTCGGCACGCCCACCATCAGCGACGGCATGGCCATGGGCACCGAGGGCATGAAGTACTCGCTGGTGTCGCGTGAGGTCATCGCCGACTGCGTGGAGACCTGCGTCGGCGGCCAGTGGATGGACGGCGTCATGGTGATCGGCGGCTGCGACAAGAACATGCCGGGCGGCATGATGGGCATGCTGCGCGCCAACGTGCCTTCGCTCTACATCTACGGCGGCACCATCCTGCCCGGCAAGTACAAGGGCCAGGACCTCAACATCGTCAGCGTCTTCGAAGCCGTCGGCCAATTCAGCGCCGGCAAGATGAGCGAGGAAGACTTCTGCCAGATCGAGCGCCGCGCCATCCCCGGCAGCGGCTCGTGCGGCGGCATGTACACCGCCAACACGATGAGCTCGTCGTTCGAGGCGCTCGGCCTGTCGCTGCCCTACGCGTCGACCATGGCCAACGTGGAAGAAGAGATCGTGGCCATGGTGACCCGTGCCTCGCAGGTGCTGGTCGAGGCGGTGAAGGCCGACCTGAAGCCGCGCGACATCGTCACCAAGAAGGCGATCGAGAACGCAGTGGCCGTGATCATGGCGACCGGCGGCTCCACCAACGCGGTGCTGCACTTCCTCGCCATCGCGCATGCGGCAGGCGTTGAGTGGACCATCGACGACTTCGAGCGCGTCCGCCGCCGCACCCCCGTGTTGTGCGACCTGAAGCCCAGCGGCCAGTACCTCGCGATCGACCTGCACCACGCGGGCGGCATTCCCGCCGTGATGAAAGAGCTGCTCAGCGCCGGCCTGCTGCATGGCGACTGCATCACCATCACCGGCAAGACCGTTGCCGATAACCTGGCCGACGTGCCGCCGCTCTCGAAGGAGCAGAAGGTGATCCGCCCGGTGTCGGACCCGATCTACGCCGAAGGCCACCTCGCCATCCTCAAGGGCAACCTAAGCCCCGAAGGCTGCGTCGCCAAGATCACCGGCCTCAAGAACCCGACGATCACCGGCCCGGCGCGGGTGTTCGACGACGAACAATCCGCGCTCGCCGCCATCATGGCCAACCAGATCAAGGCGGGCGACGTGATGGTGCTGCGCTACCTCGGCCCGAAGGGCGGCCCCGGCATGCCGGAGATGCTGGCCCCGACCGGCGCACTCATCGGCCAGGGCCTGGGCGAATCGGTGGGCCTGATCACCGACGGCCGTTTCTCCGGCGGCACCTGGGGCATGGTGGTGGGCCACGTGGCGCCCGAAGCCTACGAAGGCGGCAACATCGCCCTCGTGCATGAAGGCGACTCGATCACCATCGACGCGAAGACCCTGGTGCTGCAGCTCAACGTGCCCGAGGAAGAACTGACGAAGCGCCGTGCGGCGTGGAAGCGCCCGGCCCCGCGTTACACCCGCGGCGTGCTGGCAAAGTTCGCCAAGAACGCCTCCAGCGCCAGCTCGGGCGCGGTGCTCGACAAGTTCGACTGA
- a CDS encoding TIGR04438 family Trp-rich protein, with protein sequence MYFVVLGVLLLVMKVAEFGPVGLWSWWAVLWPWAAAVAWWAWADATGYTKRREMDKMDERVAKRRVENLANLGMDHRGRRGKAKK encoded by the coding sequence ATGTATTTCGTGGTCCTCGGCGTGCTATTGCTGGTGATGAAAGTGGCCGAATTCGGCCCGGTCGGCCTGTGGTCATGGTGGGCGGTGCTGTGGCCTTGGGCCGCAGCCGTGGCCTGGTGGGCGTGGGCCGATGCGACCGGCTACACCAAGCGCCGCGAGATGGACAAGATGGACGAGCGCGTGGCCAAGCGCCGCGTGGAAAACCTCGCCAACCTCGGCATGGACCACCGCGGGCGCCGCGGCAAGGCCAAGAAGTAA
- a CDS encoding c-type cytochrome, whose protein sequence is MKSLLSMIFAASALVAGPAFANADLAQKKNCMACHATDKKVVGPSYQDVAAKYAGQKDAVEKLSVKVIKGGAGVWGPVPMPANTAVSDAEAKQLVTWILAQKK, encoded by the coding sequence ATGAAGTCGCTGCTTTCCATGATTTTTGCCGCTTCCGCGCTCGTCGCTGGCCCGGCTTTTGCCAACGCCGATCTGGCCCAGAAGAAGAACTGCATGGCCTGCCACGCCACCGACAAGAAAGTGGTCGGCCCCTCGTACCAGGACGTCGCGGCCAAGTACGCCGGCCAGAAGGACGCCGTCGAGAAGCTCTCGGTGAAGGTGATCAAGGGTGGCGCTGGCGTGTGGGGCCCCGTGCCGATGCCCGCCAACACCGCGGTGAGCGACGCCGAGGCCAAGCAGTTGGTCACCTGGATCCTGGCGCAGAAGAAGTGA
- a CDS encoding metallophosphoesterase, with protein MRVFAISDLHVDYEPNARWVQELSLVDYQNDVLIVAGDVSDHVERLQACLETLARRFRQVLFVPGNHDLWVRRDGPGVDSFGKFERVRQLVNAAGGSMEVFHTGRLSIVPLLGWYDGSFGQPSEELRLAWVDFRACRWPEGYESHHTAQAFMAMNRYQRQSDDEVIVSYSHFLPRIDVMPSRIPLDKRFIYPVLGSAALGEQVKALGSAVHVYGHSHVNRRVELDGTLFVNNAFAYPHETHIAKKELVCVYEA; from the coding sequence ATGCGCGTTTTCGCGATTTCCGATCTCCACGTCGACTACGAGCCCAACGCCCGCTGGGTGCAGGAGCTCTCGCTCGTGGACTACCAGAACGACGTGCTCATCGTCGCCGGCGATGTCTCCGACCATGTGGAGCGGCTGCAGGCCTGCCTTGAGACGCTGGCGCGGCGTTTCCGCCAAGTGCTGTTCGTGCCCGGCAACCACGACCTGTGGGTGCGCCGCGATGGCCCTGGCGTCGACTCCTTCGGCAAGTTCGAGCGTGTCCGCCAGCTGGTGAACGCCGCGGGTGGGAGCATGGAGGTATTCCACACCGGGCGCTTGAGCATCGTTCCGCTGCTCGGCTGGTACGACGGCTCCTTCGGCCAGCCCAGCGAAGAGCTGCGACTGGCCTGGGTCGACTTCCGCGCCTGCCGCTGGCCCGAGGGCTACGAGTCGCATCACACCGCGCAGGCCTTCATGGCGATGAACCGCTACCAGCGGCAGTCCGACGACGAGGTCATCGTGTCGTACTCGCATTTCCTGCCGCGCATCGACGTGATGCCATCGCGCATCCCGCTCGACAAGCGCTTCATCTATCCGGTACTCGGCAGCGCAGCCCTGGGCGAACAGGTGAAAGCGCTGGGCTCGGCGGTGCACGTCTACGGTCACAGCCACGTGAACCGGCGCGTGGAACTCGACGGCACCCTCTTCGTCAACAACGCTTTCGCCTACCCGCACGAGACCCACATCGCCAAGAAGGAGCTGGTGTGCGTCTACGAGGCATAG
- a CDS encoding 4'-phosphopantetheinyl transferase superfamily protein translates to MTLALDRSDVHLWLAFCADAGRELLHERYRALMTPEERTRGERFYFEQDRARYRVTRALVRSVLSRYAPIAPQDWRFEATSYGQPVITNPEPEAQSLSFNLTHTSDLVVLAVTRQRAVGVDTENITRGALLDVADRFFAPSECEHLWALPAEQHTTRFFELWTLKESYIKARGMGLSIPLHKFAFDLREPGSVSLATLPELDDPAERWALRHLWATPEHPLALCVERGDQPDFALTARRIVPLEGEQAIDLLASRQN, encoded by the coding sequence ATGACCCTCGCGCTCGACCGATCCGACGTCCACCTCTGGTTGGCCTTCTGCGCCGACGCCGGCCGCGAGCTCCTGCACGAGCGCTACCGTGCGCTGATGACGCCGGAAGAGCGCACACGCGGCGAACGCTTCTACTTCGAGCAGGACCGCGCCCGCTACCGCGTGACGCGCGCCCTCGTGCGCAGCGTGCTGTCGCGCTACGCGCCGATTGCGCCGCAGGACTGGCGCTTCGAGGCTACGTCCTACGGCCAGCCGGTGATCACCAACCCGGAACCCGAGGCGCAAAGCCTGTCGTTCAACCTCACGCACACCAGCGACCTCGTGGTGCTCGCGGTCACGCGGCAGCGCGCTGTCGGCGTCGACACCGAGAACATCACGCGGGGCGCCCTGCTCGATGTCGCCGACCGCTTCTTCGCGCCCAGCGAATGCGAGCACCTGTGGGCCCTGCCCGCCGAGCAGCACACCACCCGCTTCTTCGAGCTGTGGACGCTGAAGGAAAGCTACATCAAGGCACGAGGCATGGGCTTGTCGATCCCGCTGCACAAGTTCGCGTTCGACTTGCGCGAACCGGGCTCGGTGTCGCTCGCCACCCTGCCCGAGCTGGATGACCCAGCCGAGCGCTGGGCACTGCGCCACCTGTGGGCCACGCCCGAACACCCGCTCGCGCTGTGTGTGGAGCGCGGCGATCAGCCCGACTTCGCACTCACCGCGCGCCGCATCGTGCCGTTGGAAGGCGAGCAGGCCATCGACCTGCTCGCGTCACGGCAGAACTGA
- the acs gene encoding acetate--CoA ligase: protein MTDTTKLYSPPAALAQKAHVSGMAAYDKLCAEAAADYEGYWARLAREFVSWKKPFTQVLNSGEAPFFKWFEDGTLNVSYNCLDKQVEAGLGDKVAIIFEADDGKVTHVTYRELLAKTCRMANALKAQGVKKGDRVVIYMPMSVEGVVAMQACARIGATHSVVFGGFSAQSLRDRIEDAGAVMVITADEQQRGGKSLPLKAIVDEALKLGGCETIKDVIVYKRTGGKIAWNAPLDKWMHELTASQAETCEPEWVGAEHPLFLLYTSGSTGKPKGVQHSTGGYLLHAALTTKWTFDLKPDDIFWCTADIGWVTGHTYIAYGPLALGGTEIVFEGVPTFPDAGRFWKMIQDHKVTIFYTAPTAIRSLIKAAESNEAVHPKQYDLKSLRILGSVGEPINPAAWEWYHQHVGGGRCPIVDTFWQTETGGHVITPLPGATPLVPGSCTLPFPGIQAAVVDETGKDVPNGQGGILVIKKPWPSMIRTIWGDAARFKKSYYPEDYKGQYYLAGDGAIRDEKTGYFTITGRIDDVLNVSGHRMGTMEIESALVSCTELVAEAAVVGRPDDTTGEAICAFVVLKRPRPTGDEAKAIAKQLRDWVGKEIGPIAKPKDIRFGDNLPKTRSGKIMRRLLRSVAKGEAVTQDTSTLENPAILEQLGQAY from the coding sequence ATGACCGACACCACCAAGCTCTATTCGCCACCCGCCGCCCTCGCACAAAAGGCACATGTGTCAGGCATGGCCGCCTACGACAAGCTGTGCGCCGAGGCCGCGGCCGACTACGAGGGCTACTGGGCACGGCTGGCGCGCGAGTTCGTCAGCTGGAAGAAGCCCTTCACCCAGGTGCTCAACAGCGGCGAGGCGCCGTTCTTCAAATGGTTCGAAGACGGCACGCTGAACGTCTCGTACAACTGCCTCGACAAGCAGGTGGAGGCCGGCCTTGGCGACAAGGTCGCGATCATCTTCGAGGCCGACGACGGCAAGGTCACCCACGTGACCTACCGCGAGCTGCTGGCCAAGACCTGCCGCATGGCCAACGCTTTGAAAGCGCAAGGCGTGAAGAAAGGCGACCGCGTCGTCATCTACATGCCGATGTCGGTGGAAGGCGTGGTCGCGATGCAGGCTTGCGCACGCATCGGCGCCACGCACTCGGTGGTGTTCGGCGGCTTCTCGGCGCAATCGCTGCGCGACCGCATCGAAGACGCCGGCGCCGTGATGGTGATCACCGCCGATGAGCAACAGCGTGGCGGCAAGTCCCTGCCGCTCAAGGCCATCGTCGACGAGGCGCTGAAGCTCGGCGGCTGCGAGACGATCAAGGACGTGATCGTCTACAAGCGCACCGGCGGCAAGATCGCCTGGAACGCGCCGCTCGACAAGTGGATGCACGAGCTCACCGCGTCGCAGGCCGAGACGTGCGAGCCCGAGTGGGTGGGCGCGGAGCACCCGCTCTTCCTGCTGTACACCTCCGGCTCCACCGGCAAGCCCAAGGGCGTGCAGCACAGCACCGGTGGCTACCTGCTGCATGCGGCGCTCACGACGAAGTGGACCTTCGACCTCAAGCCTGACGACATCTTCTGGTGCACCGCCGACATCGGCTGGGTCACCGGCCACACCTACATCGCCTACGGGCCGCTTGCGCTCGGCGGCACCGAGATCGTGTTCGAAGGCGTGCCGACCTTCCCGGATGCCGGCCGCTTCTGGAAGATGATCCAGGACCACAAGGTCACGATCTTCTACACCGCGCCCACCGCCATCCGCTCGCTGATCAAGGCGGCCGAGTCGAACGAGGCCGTGCACCCGAAGCAATACGACCTCAAGAGCCTGCGCATCCTCGGCTCGGTCGGCGAGCCCATCAACCCCGCCGCGTGGGAGTGGTACCACCAGCACGTGGGCGGCGGCCGCTGCCCCATCGTCGACACCTTCTGGCAGACCGAGACCGGCGGCCATGTGATCACGCCGCTGCCGGGTGCCACGCCGCTGGTGCCGGGCTCGTGCACGCTGCCGTTCCCCGGCATCCAGGCCGCCGTGGTGGATGAGACCGGCAAGGACGTGCCCAATGGGCAGGGCGGCATCCTCGTGATCAAGAAGCCCTGGCCGTCGATGATCCGCACGATCTGGGGCGATGCCGCGCGCTTCAAGAAGAGCTACTACCCGGAAGACTACAAGGGCCAGTACTACCTGGCTGGCGACGGCGCGATCCGCGACGAGAAGACCGGCTACTTCACCATCACCGGCCGCATCGACGACGTGCTCAACGTGTCGGGCCACCGCATGGGCACGATGGAGATCGAGTCCGCGCTTGTCTCGTGCACCGAGCTCGTGGCCGAGGCCGCGGTGGTGGGTCGTCCTGATGACACCACCGGCGAAGCAATCTGCGCCTTTGTCGTGTTGAAGCGCCCGCGCCCGACCGGTGATGAAGCCAAGGCGATCGCCAAGCAGCTGCGCGACTGGGTGGGCAAGGAGATCGGCCCGATCGCCAAGCCCAAGGACATCCGCTTCGGCGACAACCTGCCGAAGACGCGCAGCGGCAAGATCATGCGGCGCCTGCTGCGCTCGGTGGCCAAGGGCGAGGCGGTGACGCAGGACACCTCGACGCTCGAGAACCCGGCGATTCTCGAGCAGCTGGGCCAGGCCTACTGA
- a CDS encoding YqhA family protein produces the protein MAAQKPAQVSRRLRTLPQLIFASRWLQLPLYLGLILAQGVYVFHFWVELVHLIEAAVGDKTALQAIYTSVGITGDAAAGGKLTETTIMLVVLGLIDVVMISNLLIMVIVGGYETFVSRMDLEGHPDQPEWLSHVNASVLKVKLATAIIGISSIHLLKTFINADALSDRVLIAQTVIHVAFLFSALAIAWTDRILSAPSASAPH, from the coding sequence ATGGCCGCCCAGAAGCCCGCTCAAGTCTCCCGCCGTCTGCGCACCCTGCCGCAGCTCATCTTTGCGAGCCGGTGGCTGCAGCTGCCGCTTTACCTCGGCCTCATCCTGGCGCAAGGCGTGTACGTCTTCCACTTCTGGGTGGAGCTCGTGCATCTGATCGAAGCCGCCGTGGGCGACAAGACCGCGCTGCAGGCCATCTACACCTCGGTGGGCATCACCGGCGACGCCGCAGCAGGCGGCAAGCTGACCGAGACGACCATCATGCTGGTCGTGCTGGGCCTGATCGACGTGGTCATGATCTCCAACCTCCTGATCATGGTGATCGTGGGTGGCTACGAGACCTTCGTCTCGCGCATGGACCTCGAAGGCCACCCCGACCAGCCCGAGTGGCTGAGCCATGTGAACGCCTCCGTGCTGAAGGTGAAGCTGGCCACCGCCATCATCGGCATCTCGTCGATCCACCTGCTGAAGACCTTCATCAACGCCGACGCGCTGAGCGACCGGGTGCTGATCGCCCAGACGGTCATCCACGTGGCCTTCCTGTTCTCGGCGCTTGCGATCGCGTGGACGGACCGCATCCTTTCGGCACCGAGCGCCTCAGCGCCTCACTGA
- the nhaA gene encoding Na+/H+ antiporter NhaA, producing MTDALKRFFAAESAGGIVLAAATVAALLLSNSPWGIEYEAFRQLPGEVRFGNDALVLAKPLILWVNDLWMAVFFLLVGLEIKRELMVGELSTFRQALLPLGAAIGGMAVPAGIYAAFNWHDAVALRGWAIPAATDIAFALGILMLLGSRVPASLKVFLTAVAIIDDLGAIVVIAFFYTAKLSWVMLAAAGVGVVVLFMLNRSGVKSVLPYLAVGVVIWLCVLKSGVHATLAGVVTAFAIPLQTDDEDGPSPLESLEHALHPWVAFAVLPMFAFANAGVVLHGLSLGTLTEAVPLGIAAGLVLGKAVGVFGASWLLAVTGAAELPDGSNRWQFFGVCVLCGVGFTMSLFIGGLAFEGHGPGYETQVKLGVLGGSLIAGVLGTLILIRAERRGPTRRRQQHLRESSFHPSKLQ from the coding sequence ATCACCGATGCGCTGAAGCGCTTTTTCGCGGCCGAATCGGCGGGCGGCATCGTGCTCGCCGCCGCCACGGTGGCAGCGCTCCTGCTCAGCAATTCGCCCTGGGGCATCGAATACGAAGCCTTCCGGCAACTCCCCGGCGAAGTGCGCTTTGGCAACGACGCGCTGGTGCTCGCCAAGCCGCTGATCCTGTGGGTCAACGACCTGTGGATGGCGGTGTTCTTCCTGCTCGTGGGCCTGGAGATCAAGCGCGAACTGATGGTGGGCGAACTCTCGACTTTTCGCCAGGCGCTGCTGCCGCTGGGTGCGGCGATCGGCGGCATGGCCGTGCCGGCGGGCATCTACGCGGCATTCAACTGGCACGACGCCGTGGCGCTGCGCGGCTGGGCCATTCCCGCGGCGACCGACATCGCGTTCGCGCTCGGCATCCTGATGCTGCTGGGTTCGCGGGTGCCGGCGTCGCTGAAGGTCTTCCTCACGGCGGTGGCGATCATCGATGACCTGGGCGCCATCGTCGTGATCGCCTTCTTCTACACGGCCAAGCTGTCGTGGGTGATGCTGGCCGCGGCGGGCGTGGGGGTCGTGGTGCTCTTCATGCTCAACCGTTCGGGCGTGAAGAGCGTGTTGCCCTACCTGGCGGTGGGCGTGGTGATCTGGCTTTGCGTGCTCAAGTCGGGCGTGCACGCCACGCTGGCTGGCGTGGTGACCGCGTTTGCGATTCCGCTGCAGACGGACGATGAAGACGGCCCCTCGCCGCTGGAATCGCTCGAGCACGCGCTGCACCCCTGGGTCGCGTTTGCCGTGCTGCCGATGTTCGCGTTTGCCAATGCCGGCGTGGTGTTGCATGGCCTGTCGCTCGGCACGCTGACCGAGGCGGTGCCGCTGGGCATTGCCGCCGGGCTGGTGCTGGGCAAGGCGGTCGGCGTGTTCGGCGCCTCGTGGCTGCTGGCCGTGACCGGGGCCGCCGAGCTGCCCGATGGCTCGAACCGCTGGCAGTTCTTCGGTGTGTGCGTGCTCTGCGGCGTGGGTTTCACCATGAGCCTCTTCATCGGCGGGTTGGCCTTCGAAGGCCATGGCCCCGGCTACGAGACGCAGGTCAAGCTGGGCGTGCTGGGCGGCTCATTGATCGCCGGCGTGCTGGGCACCTTGATCCTCATCCGCGCCGAGCGGCGCGGGCCCACGCGGCGCCGCCAGCAGCACCTGCGCGAGTCGAGTTTCCACCCGTCGAAGCTTCAGTGA
- a CDS encoding fumarate hydratase, producing the protein MTTIRHADLVESVAAALQYISYYHPADYIQHLARAYEREQSPAAKDAIAQILTNSKMCAEGRRPICQDTGIVNVFLKIGMDVRWEGFKGSIADAVNDGVRKGYLNPDNVLRASVLDDPLFARKNTKDNTPAVIHMEVVPGNTVDVIVAAKGGGSENKSKMVMMNPNDSLVDWVLKTVPTMGAGWCPPGMLGIGVGGTAEKAVLLAKEVLMEDIDMYELLDRGPSNKLEELRIELYEKVNALGIGAQGLGGLTTVLDVKIKTYPTHAASKPVAMIPNCAATRHAHFVLDGSGPAYLEAPSLDLWPDVNWAPDYNKSKRVNLNTLTPAEVASWKPGDTLLLNGKMLTGRDAAHKRIQDMLAKGEQLPVDFTNRVIYYVGPVDPVRDEVVGPAGPTTATRMDGFTEMMLAKTGLIAMVGKAERGPVAIEAIKKHKSAYLMAVGGAAYLVAKAIKAAKVVGFADLGMEAIYEFDVKDMPVTVAVDAGGTSAHITGPKEWQAKIGKIPVAVA; encoded by the coding sequence ATGACCACCATCCGCCACGCAGACCTCGTCGAGAGCGTCGCCGCAGCACTGCAGTACATCAGCTACTACCACCCGGCCGACTATATCCAGCACCTCGCACGCGCGTACGAGCGCGAACAGAGCCCGGCGGCCAAGGACGCGATTGCGCAGATCCTCACCAACTCGAAGATGTGCGCAGAAGGCCGCCGCCCGATCTGCCAGGACACCGGCATCGTCAACGTGTTCCTGAAGATCGGAATGGACGTGCGCTGGGAGGGCTTCAAGGGCTCGATCGCCGACGCAGTGAACGACGGCGTGCGCAAGGGCTACCTCAACCCCGACAACGTGCTGCGCGCCTCGGTGCTCGACGATCCGCTCTTCGCCCGCAAGAACACGAAGGACAACACCCCCGCCGTGATCCACATGGAAGTGGTGCCGGGCAACACGGTCGACGTGATCGTGGCGGCCAAGGGCGGCGGCAGCGAGAACAAGTCGAAGATGGTCATGATGAACCCCAACGACAGCCTGGTCGACTGGGTGCTCAAGACCGTGCCGACCATGGGCGCCGGCTGGTGCCCGCCGGGCATGCTGGGCATCGGCGTCGGTGGCACGGCCGAGAAGGCCGTGCTGCTCGCGAAGGAAGTGTTGATGGAAGACATCGACATGTACGAGTTGCTCGACCGCGGCCCGAGCAACAAGCTCGAGGAGCTGCGCATCGAGCTCTATGAGAAGGTCAACGCGCTCGGCATCGGCGCGCAGGGCCTGGGTGGTCTCACCACCGTGCTCGACGTGAAGATCAAGACCTACCCCACGCACGCGGCCAGCAAGCCGGTCGCGATGATCCCCAACTGCGCCGCCACGCGCCACGCGCACTTCGTGCTCGACGGCTCAGGCCCCGCCTACCTCGAAGCACCGAGCCTCGACCTCTGGCCCGACGTGAACTGGGCGCCCGACTACAACAAGAGCAAGCGCGTCAACCTCAACACGCTGACGCCCGCCGAAGTGGCCAGCTGGAAGCCAGGCGACACGTTGCTGCTCAACGGCAAGATGCTCACCGGCCGCGATGCTGCGCACAAGCGCATCCAGGACATGCTCGCCAAGGGCGAGCAACTGCCGGTCGATTTCACCAACCGCGTCATCTACTACGTGGGCCCGGTCGACCCGGTGCGCGATGAAGTGGTCGGCCCGGCCGGCCCGACGACCGCCACGCGGATGGACGGCTTCACCGAGATGATGCTGGCCAAGACCGGCCTGATCGCGATGGTGGGCAAGGCCGAGCGTGGCCCGGTGGCCATCGAAGCGATCAAGAAGCACAAGAGCGCCTACCTGATGGCGGTCGGTGGGGCGGCCTACCTGGTGGCCAAGGCGATCAAGGCCGCCAAGGTCGTCGGTTTCGCCGACCTCGGCATGGAAGCCATCTACGAGTTCGACGTGAAGGACATGCCGGTCACCGTGGCGGTGGACGCCGGCGGCACCTCGGCCCACATCACCGGGCCGAAGGAGTGGCAGGCCAAGATCGGGAAGATCCCGGTCGCTGTTGCCTGA